The stretch of DNA TTCTATACAGGAAAATTCAGAAGAAGATGATAATAATGGGTTTGAGAAGATTATTAGTGAACTGTGTGAATCTATTAACGAAGGAGAAGGTAGTAAAAAACAGTCTAGCTTTTCAGAAATGACTGGAAGACCATCCTCAAATGTTAGCAGTAGCTCATTTACAAGAGAAGATATTGGTGTTGCTGAAGATACAGTTTCCTCTGGGATTAACAAACATAAGAATTTTGAACTGAAACGACCAGCAATGGAACAATCTGCACCTCTAGTGATTGAGGATTATGATGAACCACCTAGAAAGCGTTACATTGTGCCCAGCGAAGTAGAGGTGATAGATGTAAGGACTCCGTCTCCAGTTGTGTGCAGAAGTAGTTTGTGGGGCAGTAACTTCTGTCAAAGAGAGAGGAATAAAGAACGCCATACTACTCTACCTAGTGAAACAGAGGTTATAGATTTAACGAGTCCATCACCTCTGTGTAGAAGTAGTTTATGGGTTAGTTTGATTGACTAAGACTTTGCCTAAAAGTCATTAGATTGGAAACGAAACCTTGTAGAAGAGTAAGATAAGAGAAAATGCTTGTTGTTGCTGTCGTAGAAAATGCTTGTTTTCTGTGTAATAATATAATGATGCCTTGtgtaataatatttattgaaaagtGCCTTACACTTTGATCTATTTATGTATGAAAAGGCAACATTTCTTATGTGAATACTCGACTATTATTGAATATTGAGAGCAATAAGAAATGACAGATTACACTATTCACATTATGTCCACTTCACTTTGACAAAAAAGAAACTTGTAGTGGCAACCCCGTGGCTAAATGCCAATCGTCCATAGACTATCAACCTAAAAAAAAAGATCATGTTTATAGATAAGAGTTCTTTGTCACGAGCAACATTTCTAAAATCGACACCAAGACCAACTGTGTTTTTGGTTTTGGTATACCAGACTGAATTCTGAATTATCATGTCACGGGTTCAAGTTTAACAAAGCAATAATaactagagaaaaaaaaaattgatggagAACATGCATTGCAACTGTATCCTTAATTAAACTCCACATTTAGCACCAAAAGAAGATTTTTTGAAGATGCAGCCCATGGTATTTACAGCTTTTTCATGTGTCTGTGGCTAGGTGGCCACTGGCCATTGCTAAATATGAAGACAAGTTATATAAAGCTTCAGTTTATGTCAAAAAGCTACcaaaataacaaagacatgtcaAAAGATAAGAGAGCCAAGTAAAGGTTTATTGCTCCTATTGTACAACATGAGTAGTTTTGGGAACCAAGACACAAAGAATGCTTTCATATTGGAGTATAATGTCTCACATAGAAAATATCGAGTAACATGTATAACTCCATTCATTACTAATTGGACTTTATATAGAATCCCATGATTCTTGTCATAGTATATAATCTATCGTAGCCATATATCCCTAATAACTCTTGTCATTCcagaaattttcaagaaaataaCTATTTGTAAACTGTAACTGAACTATGCTCACATATGTCAACTACATTGTTTCTTTTTActgtattttctttctttcttccttttttttattacaagaaAGAGACctcaaaaaatgaaaagaaaaaactttCAGGAAAAATGATACACCAAGTAAGATGACAGCTGTACAATAATAAATTTGAGAAAGAATGGAAAGGCTAGCAAAGGGTTACTGTAATTGTTACTACTGATCCTGATGCTGTTCTTGATGGTCTTCTGGTTGTATTTCTTGTTGCTCCTCTTGTGGCTCTAGATGTTGAAGCTGTTGGTCTGCTTGCTGTTGTTGGTTATCTTGAGAAACCCAAACTATATCTTGGAAAGCAGGTCTAATCTCATCATTCAGTATCTTCTGATACAACACTGTATCTCCATCTGATTTCTTTACCTCAACCAAATAAAAAGATGGAGTGACCTCAAAGATCTCTGCATCAATGGACAAGAATCCCTTTTTATCTTCGTTCAGACCCTCCAATCTCAACAATCCTGCATccctcttcttcactttcatcCTTAGTTGCTTAGCAATATCTTCTAGTTTGGAGATGACGACTGCAGCTGGTTTTCTGAAAATAAACCTTGCTTCTCTCCGGTGAGGATTTTCTTCAAACAAGCCAGAGAGATCAAAGCCAGCTGATAGGGAGATAATATCAAAAGCATTCAAGTTTGAAGGTCTGACTGGCTCTTGTTTTCCACCAGAAGCCATATTCCCACTACCACATGCATCAGAGGTACCTGTAGATGATGAATCCTTGTTTCCTAGTTCAGGTTTGATACTTTTTAATTTCATTCCTTTTCTAAACCAAGAACTTTCCTTGATTTTGTCTATTGTAATCCTAGTGCTGGGGTTTGGATCAAAGATTTTGGACAACAATCTCCGCACTTCAGGAGTGAACCAACTGGGGAATCTAAAATCTGCTTTGCCGATTTTCCTATAAAGCTCCATCAAATTTGAATCGTGAAATGGAAGATAACCTGCCAATAACACATACAAAACCACGCCACAAGACCAAATATCAGCTTTTGCACCATCATAGCCTTTCCTGTTAATGACTTCAGGAGCAACATAGGCAGGAGTTCCACAAGTGGTGTGAAGAAGGCCATCTTGCCGCTGGCAATTAGCAAGAGCACTTAATCCAAAATCTGAAACCTTCAGATTATCATTTTCATCCAGTAATAAATTTTCTGGCTTTATATCACGGTGATAAACCCCTTTGTTGTGACAAAAATCGACTGCATTGATAAGCTGCATAAAGTATTTCCTGGCAACATCCTCCTTCAGCCTTCCTTTGGCAACCTTGTTAAAAAGCTCACCTCCTTTAGCATATTCCACAACAAAGTATATCTTAGTTTTTGTAGCCATGACCTCATAAAGCTCAATGATGTTTGGGTGTTTCACCAGTCTCATAATCGAAATCTCTCGCTTGATCTGTTCAATGAGTCCAACCTTCATTATCTTTTCTTTATCTATGACTTTGATGGCCACACTTTGATTTGTTACCAAGCTCCTAGCATAGTAAACCTTCGCAAAGGTACCTTGGCCAAGTAATCTCCCCAACTCATATCTTCGCATCAAAATATTGGATGTATTTTCCATCCCAATGCTTCAAAATCTATTCAACAACAAACTACAGAGTCCCCAcaaatatacactatatatagcTTACAGGAACTGGGGATGATTTTAATATAAGCTATTCAAACTCCACCGTCTCCATTTAGATAATTCATCAACCCAgacataaaatttataaatttatagctACTTGGGGGTCCATGGAGCTTTTCAGAGCTGAGACTAAAGGATCTCAGCTCTAATAAATTCTCACTCTCAAGGTTTTTGACGCCAAAGCTTCGGGCACAGAGGCACATCCTTCAGCATTCCCTCGAATTTTCACGTtccaaataaatattaaagaatacTTATAGATTGATATCTGTAATGGATCTTCAGCACAATGCTTTACGATTCAGGGCAATTTTGAATCCACAATCTGAAACTATAAAGATCGACAAATAAGAACAATCAATACAACTTAGCAATACAATTTGAGACCAATAAGATAACTAGGTCACAATTAATTGATAATCTTCAAAAATGATTGATGAACTTGAAGCAACATCTCCTATTTCTGTTGATTATTACATTAGCATGTTTTTATGCATCAAAAACACTacaaagatataatattttttaagatcatatatatacatatatttatattataaatcttCCCTAATAACGAAACCTATCGCAAATCACATCATTGATTATGTTTCAAAGACAACTTCATCAAACAACTTGATTCAAATCAATTCCCGCCCACCATCGTATTCTTTACAATAAatcttaaaaataaagaaaaagaagattgaAGAAAAAGGTGACAGCGATTACAGATACAGAACATGATTAAGCTcgaaaaacaacaacaaaattagACACTAAACCAGATAAATATCTCAACATAATAACTTGGATGATTACGAGTGTTCCAACTATTTTCAATTTCcattacatgaaaaatc from Cannabis sativa cultivar Pink pepper isolate KNU-18-1 chromosome 2, ASM2916894v1, whole genome shotgun sequence encodes:
- the LOC115721370 gene encoding CBL-interacting serine/threonine-protein kinase 10 encodes the protein MENTSNILMRRYELGRLLGQGTFAKVYYARSLVTNQSVAIKVIDKEKIMKVGLIEQIKREISIMRLVKHPNIIELYEVMATKTKIYFVVEYAKGGELFNKVAKGRLKEDVARKYFMQLINAVDFCHNKGVYHRDIKPENLLLDENDNLKVSDFGLSALANCQRQDGLLHTTCGTPAYVAPEVINRKGYDGAKADIWSCGVVLYVLLAGYLPFHDSNLMELYRKIGKADFRFPSWFTPEVRRLLSKIFDPNPSTRITIDKIKESSWFRKGMKLKSIKPELGNKDSSSTGTSDACGSGNMASGGKQEPVRPSNLNAFDIISLSAGFDLSGLFEENPHRREARFIFRKPAAVVISKLEDIAKQLRMKVKKRDAGLLRLEGLNEDKKGFLSIDAEIFEVTPSFYLVEVKKSDGDTVLYQKILNDEIRPAFQDIVWVSQDNQQQQADQQLQHLEPQEEQQEIQPEDHQEQHQDQ